GGCTTTATCGCCAAATCGCCAATCGACGCTACCGATTTGGCCGCGTCGAGTCGTGCGATGGCGGCACATGTCATCTACATGGCCGCGGGTAGACAAGGTCACGCGGCAGTGGCAGCGGCCCAAAACAGGCCCGGGCGCTTACTAATCCCACCACCATTGGCCAGCGGCCAACTCGACCTGCGCCTTTTGCCGCGAGTCCCGCAGCGTTTGCTTGTCGTCGGCCAGCAGATTATCGGATTCAAGCGCTCGTTTGGGATGTAGCACCACGCCGCCGCCCAGCGGCGTCACGAGTTGGCTTCCCTTCCAAACCGATGTGACCACGGTCTCTACTTGCGTCGGCGCAGCATGCGTTTCCACCGGAAACTTCTCCTCGCTCGCAAAGACGCCCAGATCCCAGCCAGCCTTGCCGTACAGGTCCTCTTGCTGCACGTACGCCGCCGCCACCGCCATATCGATCACGTCGCGCAGTTGCGCGTACACCGGCGAACGCTCGGCAAGCTGCGGATACTTCTTGGTGAATCCCAACGCGAACATTTGGCTCGCCTTGTCCACATGGGTCGATCGGTGGCGCGTGCCGTCGCTGTCGACCAGTTCGCTTTCACCCACCAGTTTCACCCCATCCCCCACCAGTTCCATCGCCAGCCCATCGTCGCTGACGCGCACGCATTCGTAGTCGGGCACAAAAAACCACCGCACCATTCCATTGCGGCCCAAGCTGCCAGCCCGCGCCTTTTCGATATAGCTTGTCAACGGAATGGGTGGCCGCTCGACTCCGAGGCCAATCAACTTCATGCGGTAATCGGCCTCCACCATCACCGTGGCGAAGTGCGACTTGTTTGGCACGCCATACACCGTCACGGTCTGCATGCCCAGGTTGGTGCGAATGCCATCGACCAACGCGGCCTCGTCTGCCGGAGTGACATTGCCATACGCTTGCTGCAAGAACTGTTGCAACCGCTCTTGCCCCTCGCGCGTCGGGTCAATCGAGCAGCCGATCGGCTTTTTGTTCTTCACGCCGGGCGCGTAGGCGCGTAGCGCCACTACCAGGTCTTCGAGTTGCAGCACTGGCCGCCCCGTCGAAACGCTCACCACCCGCCCCGACAAATCCTGAGCCCAAGGCCCCGCCGGTCCGGCAATGACAATGTCCTTCGACTCGGGATAGTAAAAGACGTATTGCAGCCGTGTAAGGCCGCCCAAATAGCGCATCTCGTCGGTCAACTGCTGGCCGGCCGCAATCCGCGCGGCGACTGCTTGCTCTAGTTGCCGCAACGAGATCTTGCGCAGCGGACTCGCCTCCGCGGCTTCCGTCGTTAGCGCCGCGCCCCCTTGAGCCAGTCGCTGCCGATTCAGTTCGCCCGTCGGATCATTGTGTACCTGTAGCTTCAGCACGCCTTCTGCATCGACATGCACGCCAGCCACTTGCTGCGCCGCCGCGTCACGCTCGGCGCCAAACCAACCGGCCAACAACGCCGCCAACACCAACCATTTACGCCGTGCCAACCGCATACCGCACTGTTCCTTATCAAGAATCGCGATCAGATCGCGAAAAGCTCCGGTACGCTCCCACCCAGGGTCGCCGGCGCAAGACAAATTTCATCCTGGCCGGTTAAACGAGCGATGGGAGCGTGAGATTGGGCAAATGGAAAGGCTCGCCCCGAGAACCAAGAATCGATCTTAATTAGGCAAGATAGGCAAGGCAAGGAAACCGCGTTGCCTCTGCGGTCTCCAGCTATTCGATCGGTCCGGCTATGCCAGTCCTAACGCCTCTGCCTTGCGAACCGCTTCCGGCTCGTGTTTCTGCCACCACGCCTCGGCCGATTGGTCGGTCCAAGCCGCGGCCACCCCGCATGCGCCCAGCGCCGCCTCCAAATCTCCCACGGTCTGAAAACGGTCGGCCGGATCCTTGGCCAGACAGCGGAGGATCACCGCGTCCAGATCGGCCGGCAGTTCCGGCCTGATCTGTCGCGGCGGCGTCACCGGGTCGTGCGCGTGCGCGATCACGATCTTGATTGGCTTGGTCCCCTCAAACGGCGGCCGGCCGGTCACCAGATAGTAGGCCACCGCCCCGAGAGAATAAATGTCGTTGCGCGCGTCAGAAGCCGCTCCGCCAAGCGCCTGTTCGGGCGAGACAAAATAGGGCGACCCCGCGAACAACTCGTCGGCGTTCCAGGTCGCCACCGGATCGCTCATCAACTCCACCAATCCAAAGTCGACCACCTTCACCACGTCGTACAAGCCGCCTCGGAACGCCGCAATCATGTTGCTCGGCTTGATGTCGCGATGAATCAAACCTTGCGCATGCGCCTCGCGCAAGCCGCAACACGCCTGCCGCAACAAGTAGATCGCGCGTTCCGCAGGCAGCGGACCGTGCGTCTCTACAATCTCCATGAGCGACAACCCTGGCAGATACTCCATCACGTAATAAAACGTGCCTTCATCCGTCCGCCCGTAGTCAAAGATCTCCACCGTGTTCCAATGCGACAGCCGCGCCGTGGCGCGCACCTCGCGCTCAAAACGGCTCTGTGCCCGGGGGTCCGCCGATTTGCCGGCATCGATCAACTTGATGGCGCACGGTCGTTTGAGCAATTGATGCTCCGCCAGCCAGACATCGCCCATGCCTCCAGAGCCCAATAATTCGCGCAATCGGTACTGGCCCAATTGCCGCGCCTCAAACGCTTGCCGTCGCAGCGCGTTGATCACATGCGTGCCGTAAGTCGCCACACCCGCCACCAAGACCAGCAACAAACCGTTGCCGCTCAGTTCTTCCCAAAATCGCGACGCGCCGCCTGCCGCCTGCCGGTGCGCTATGATCGCCAACACGATGGGAGCCAGCGCCATCGTGCCGATGATCCGCGCCGCGCGCCGCCAGGGATTCGGCACGAACATCGCATAGGTGAAGATCAACGCCGACCAGGCGCCCGAACTGATCCGCACCTGGGTGATGCGCCCAGGATCGGTCATCTGCACGTACTGCGCCCCCAAAATCAGCAGAGCAGGCATGCCAAACAAGCCAATCTCGGCGGTCCGCAGGCCACGCCAGCTCATGAGCCGCGGCCGCCACAATTCAACTCCCGCCCAGGCCGTGGTTCCAATCATGGCCAAATGCAGCCACGACAGATAGCCGCGCGGCGTCGTCAGCGGAAAGTTGCCCGTCACCACTCCCCAGATGAGAAATAGCATGGCGCCCACGAAGATCACCACGCTCACCAGCCGCAATCGGGCGCGCAGCAAAAGCCGCGTTTGATCCGATAACCGTCGCCCCGCCCCCTCGACAATCGTCACTCGCCGAGACGGCCGCATGCCAGGGGCAGGAGTCTCAGCCGGCTTGGCGGCATTTCGCGCTGCGGGAGGATTCGAGATCGCGGGCGCGTCGAGTTTCATAGCGCCGTTCTATGGGTGACGGCAAAACGCGCCGCACGGAAAGGCCGTGTCGCGCGGCGTTCTATCAATCGTTTCGGATCGCTCGGCCCAACCACATTCGGCTAGCCGCCTGAGAACAGCGCGGTCGCGGTCGACGACTCGCTAACTCTGATCAAGCCAAGCTACGCATGCGCCGGTTGTAGCACACGCCCCTTGGTGGCATGCAGCGCCTTGGGGCGATGCACCAGCGCGCCTAGTCGCTGCTCCAGCACGGTTTCGCTTTCGTTCTTGATGACGTTCTTGATCAAGCGGATGAATCGAATCGGCCGGAACAAGTACGACAGGCCAAAAAACGAAGCCATGCCAAATAGCCGCCAAAACGCCAGCTCGCGGCCACGCACATGGCGGCAGTACTCGCTCGGCGCAAACGGATCCATGAACGCCACCAGCGAGCGGAAATAATCCTCGTTCAATTCGCCGATCTTGCCTTCTTCGCGCAACTCGTCGAACAACTTGCTTCCAGGATACGGCGAGAACAAAAAGATCGCCGCGTCATGCACCCCCAGCCAAGCCAGCTTCCAGGCAAACCATACCGTGGCCAGCACATGCTTGCGCGTCTCGTGCGGGAAGCCAATGATCAAGTTCACCTTAACGTGGATGTTGTTGCGGATCGCCGCCCGCGCCGAGGTGGTCAGCTTGTCGAGATCGACCTGCTTTTTTATCAGCTTAAGTGTCTCGACCGAACCGCTTTCCGGAGCGTACGTCACGTTGCGGCAGCCGGTGCGATACAGCGCGGCGCTCACCTCGTCGTCGATCACTTCGCTACGCGTGCCCGTCGGCAACTGCCAGGTGATCTTCAGCCCGCGTTCTTCCAACAAGCGGCAAAACTCCAAAATCCAAGACTTCTTGATGATCATCGTCAGATCGTAGAAGTCGATGTTCGTGGCCTGATACTTCTTCACGTAGTGCTCAATTTCGTCCACCACCTTCTCGGGCGAACGATGAATCCAAAGCTTGCCGTACATCACCGGATTTGAGCAAAACGTGCACTTATAAGGACAGCCACGCGTGGCCAAGATGCCCATGCTGCGCCCGAGATAAACGCCATGCGCGTTGCGGCTGCCGAGATACTCCTCCATCGGAAAATAGTCCCACGCCGGCAGCGGCACGTCGTCCACTTCCTGAATGCGTTGGCGCGGGGCCGTCTGCTTGAACTGCCCCGCTTCGATGTAGGCAATCCCGTTCACCTCGAGCAAGTGGTCCCAATGCCCCACATGGTTCGCCAACTCGACGATCGTCTCTTCCCCTTCTCCCAGCACGCAAATATCCAGCTCGTCGCAGTCACGCAGACTGTACTCCGGTAACGCGGTAATATGCTCTCCCCCGGCCACGATCGGCGTCGACGGAAAGCGCATGCGAATGGCCCGGATCAACTCGCGGCAAAAAGGCCAGTCTTGCGAGAACATGCACGACACGCCGATCAAATCGGTCTCGGCCGGGATCCGCTCCACTGTCTCCTGGATCGTCAGTCCCTGAAACAGGTAGCCCTCCTCCTCGATGAACTGATCCACCCGTTCCCCGATGCCGTCCACTGCGTGAACTCGGTGCCCGGCCGACTCCAAGGTCGCGCACAAATACGCCAATCCCAGGGGGGGCGTCACCGGATTGCTCCAGGTTCCGGTCGACGAGAGCATCGCCGGGCGAATAACGGTGACGTGACGATTGACCGGCGCCACCGATGCGGACGATGGCTCGATGATGGTCAGCAGGTTGTCCAACATGCGGCTATTCCCCCAGAGCTACAGACTGCGCGTGATTTTTTTCAATTCGAGGGCGAGAACTCGCCGACGGACGAGCGACTAGCTGGTCTCCGTCCCCTCCGCGGGGCCAGGGAGGGGGCGGGAGCCCAACTCGTCACAATTGGCTCAAATCGTGCGCCTCTATCGGCGCAAGGTGCAGCGTAGTTGTCTGAACCGCCCATAGTCAAGAATTTTGCCCCCCTTTTGTGGGAAAACAGGCGATTTCTACTACACTGCCGTCAAAAAACTCCTGAATACCCAACTCCAGACTTTCAAACGACGTGCGAGTTTTTCGCCCTTCGCATGGCGGCTAGGGAGATTGCAACCGCCGATGGAACACTTAGAATCCCTCCTTGCCGTGAATGACGGCATGCCAAAAAGCACAACAGCGGATTCCCGCAGAATCCATCAATTCGATATTCACGGGCATGCGCCCGGGCGAATGTGTGATAAGGTCCTGCCCCGCCTTGTCCCGTTTGTCTGGGCGCTTTTTTTGCGCGGCTGTCGATCGTTGCAGACGCGGCGGCGGTTTGTGCGGTAGTTTCCCACCGTTTGATTCATGACGCTCTCGATGCCGGCGCCGCGAGTCATACGGTTTTCGTCAACGAACGCTTCGGATCACATTGCGCAAAACGGGGGCGAATCAATGCCGCGCCGACGCGATTGCGTCTTAATGTTAGCAGGCGAAGCAACTACTCACTTGGGCGTGGCTATTCTTTGACCATCCGCTTGATTTCCGGTTGATGAACCAGCCGGAAAATTGAATAATACGAGCGGGCACATCCATTCTCTCGCAACGGAACTGCTACTGAATCCGAACTTAGGCCGCTCTCTCGCCAAGTCGACAGGGGATTCAGTGTTTTCGAAAGCAGTTTCATCATGCGTTTGCATTGTTTGGTTGTTGCGCTATTGGTCTGTGCCGCTCAGCCGTCATTGGCGGCCCCGCTCCGTGTAGTCGCCACTGGCGACTCTCAAACCAAAAACTATTCGCCTCGGCTCGCCGCCGCGCTCGCTGCGCGCGGCATTACCGCCGATGTCTCCGCCGTAGCGTCGGGGGGCGCCACCTCCGCCACCTATACAGGGCAAGTTGAAGATCCACACGCCAGCCCACCGGTGGCTCATGATTTCGTGGCCGATGCCCTCGCCAGCGATCCTGATATCGTGTTGTTCATGCTCGGTGTGAACGATGCGTTCCAAAATCGCTTCGACCAGTTCACCGCCGATATCAGCAGCGTCTTCGATCGCCTGGCGACTGCGACCAATTCTCGCGGTCGGCGCCCCAAAGTCATCGTCGCCACCAATATACCGGTGCTCGACAACCCCACAGACGACAAATACGCCGCCGCCGACGCGCTGCTCGACTCGCAGTTCAATCCCTGGCTCAAGTCGCAGGCGCTAGAACATGGCTTCGCGTTGCTCGATCTGAATCGGCGAATCCAAAATCAAACCGGCTACCAAAATTGGTATAGCGACGATGGCGCCACACCGGGTCATGTGCATCTGTGGGGAACCGATCGCGCCGGCGCTGGCTACAATTGGATGGCCGATCAATTTGCCCGCGCAATCCGCGCCGACATGGCCGCCGTGCCAGAACCCTCCACATTCCGCCTCATGATCGCCGCGGCGCTGGCCGTTGGCTTCGTCGCGTTCTCACGGCGAAATTAGCCGCGTAGGGCGTGTGGTTTGCTGGATGCCGCGAGTGGTTCGCCAACTCGGCAATCCAGAACTAGCGCTGCGCCATGCGCGGCGAGTTGCGATGCACATGTCGCGTGGTGCGCGTCGGCACGTGTCGACTCTTGACCGGTTGCGCGGGCGTCGATTGCCCTTCGCTCACCACCCGGTCCTCGCGGTGGATCACCTTGGCGCCAGGCGGCAAGTTCATTTCCGAGTCGCTCGGCGCGCGGCCCATCGACGCCATCCGCTCGGCCGGAGCATGGCCTCGCGACACCACGCCGTCGGCCGGCGTCGGCTGCCCCGCGTAGCCAGCGTAGCCGCCGTGTGGCAGATAGCCCGGGTAGCCTGTCTGCGATCCCGTCCAGTTGCCGCAGCCATCGCATGGATCGTGGCAAGCGGGCGGATCGCTCAAAACGCCGTAATACATCTCGCCGCAGCCGCTTTCGCAGGCGCAGTCGGGCAGGCAATTGCGGAGCGGAAAAATGCCGCAGTGCCGACGTGTGAACGTCATGCAGAGGATTTCACGCAGCACGCCGCAGCCCGTGGAACTGGTCAGCGTGACCATCATGAGAGCCAACAGAATCAGGCGTCTCATGGCGCCGCTCCTTTCTCATCGACCGCGTTGACGAGGCGTCGCGTCGACGCCTGCGAGGCATACCCCAAGGGTTTATCGACCGACTTTTGGCGAAAATCCACAGAATCGATACAACCGTCGCTAGCAGCAGCACAGCCAGTACGTCGCGCGTACGCCCCTTTGCTTGCGGATTGGCGCGACCCGCGGTTTGATTGCCCCTGCGCAGTGCTCTGAAAAGTCCCGCGCGAGTCGCTCGACCCGTCGATTCAGGCGACTTCCCAATCCACGATCAGCGCGCCAGCCAGGCCCCCTTCCAACAGCGGCACAATTCGGCCTTTCACGCGTTCATGCTCCGGGTGGGGCATGTACGCGCTCACCGCGGCCAAATCCGCGAAAGTCATCACAAATCCATGAGTGAAGCCTTGATGCAGCCCTTCTTGGCTGTTGTTGGCCCCCCAAGAAAAATCCAATATGCCGGGGATCACGCGGCGCAATTCCCCCAACTCGGCCATGACCTCGGCCAGCAATTCTGGCGTTACATCCCGCCGAATCTTCAGCAGCACCACATGCTTAATCTGTGGCATAGCGCGATCTTACTCCGCTGATGCGATGGTTTCACTGCGCCGACTCGCGGCCGCGCGGTTCAGAAACGGCAATATACTGCGCGCCGGCATCTCCCGCACGAACCCTACCCGCATCGCCCCAATTGTCACCAGCCGACATCTTCGGCTGTTGACATCCGGCAACGCGCGTTGCCCCGCCGCCACCTGTCATTCTCCAGCCGGCACGTTCGCGCGGCGCTCGACGCCGTGCGGGAGTCGCATGACCTAGGCTTGCATGGATCCATCTCTCTCCAGCCGTTGGCAGGCGGCGGGTGAGACTCGTCTCGCTGGTCATTCGACAACTCATACGCGCGCCTCTCCGCAGCCCCCTTGGGGGCGGATCACTTCGGCGAGCGCGCGAAAGGTCGCTGCATCATGCTTTGCAATTCGACGCGCGGTATCGCTCATCCTCGTCCGCTCTCGTCACCTGCTGGTTCGCGCTAGCGATCCCAAGAATCTCCTCCGGACGAGCGAGCCGATCATGCCGACCAAAACTCCATCGTGGAATCAACTGTGGCGCCGCGCCGCCGCCTATCTGGCCGGCAGTCCGACGCGCTCTCTGCGCCCGCGTCTCCACCACGCGGCCCTGCGCTTCGAGCATCTCGAACAACGACAACTCCACGCGATCACGCCCCTCTCGTTTGTCGAGGTCGATCCCCGCGGTTGGGAAATCCTTGACGCCGCCATCCAGCGCTCCATCGCGGTCGCTGATCCTCAAGATTTCACCGTCACGCTCAAAGCCGGGCAGGCCATCTCGGCCGCCCTCTCCGCCACCAGTTCACCCATCTCCCTCTCGCTCACCGATCCCTCGGGCGCCGTCGTCTCCACCTTGTCGCTCGCTAGCGGTCAAGCCGGCGTGCTAGTGCCGTATGTCGCCCCGGTCGGCGGCACCTTCACCTTCCGCCTCACCAACACCGGCGGCGCGGCCGGCGCGTACGCGCTCGATGTCGCGCTCAACTCCGGCGTGGAAGGAATCGACTCCTCCATCGCCAGCCCGCAATCGCTCAACAACACCTACACGGCCATCACCGGCGGCGCCACGCGGTATGCCTATCTCGGTAGCGCCAACACTCAATCCGGGTCCGACGTCGATTCGTACACCATCGACCTGTCCGGCGCCGTCGGCAAAACGCTCGACCTCCGGGTCGCGGGCCGCGGCGGCGCCGACTTCAGCGGTCAGCGATTGCAACTCTTCAGTCCTGGCGGCGTGCTGCTGGCCGAAGGCGTCGCCGAAATCGATCCCAACGAGACCACCAGCCGCTCGCTCGTCATTTCAAAGTACTTCGTGCCGGTGGGCGGCCTCTACACGATTCGCCTCACCTCGCAGACGGCGGGCAACTACGGCCTGGTAGTCAGCGATTCAACCCCCACCGCGCCGCTATCGGCAGCCACGGTGCTGAATATGGTGGTCGCCAATCGCTGGACCTCGAAGACCAGCGTCGAGTCGCTCGTCGGCACGGTGTCGTTTGATCGATACTTCACCTCGCTCACGACCGACGAGTTGCTGCGAACGCTGCTCAACAACAACCTGATCCGCGGCTATTCCGATCTGGGACTGCTCAAAGCGGCGCTCCCCAGTCGGCACGTCGATCTCACCAGCCTGCGCCCCGACGGCATTCTCACCGCGCTCGAAACGTCCTGGTATGACTCGCTGCTTGGTTCTGGCGGCGCCGCCATCGACGCCACTGACGCCAAAGACGCGCTCCGCGCGCTCTACGCCGCCAGCCCCACCGCGCTCTTGGACGTCTTCACCACCCGCGAACTGCTCGGACTGTTCGACGATTCGATCTCCTCGGCGGCCGGCGCGGCGATCGACCGCATGCACGCCAGCGGCACCCAAGCGACGTCGGACAGCAACATCAGCACGATGCACCAACTGTGGACGCACGACACGGCCGGCAACCTAAACACCCCTACGCCGCAAGACTCCTTCGCCGCCACCAGCGCCCAGCCAGTAGGCAACCGCACGATGCTCGCCACCAGCTTTTTGGCGATCGACGGCTACGGCAATTCAGATGGTTATAGCTGGGGCTTCGTCGATCCCGTCGATTCTCAGGGCCAGCCCACCGACTACTTTCTGGTGTGGATGGACCAGTGGGAGCAGGTCATCCGCGCGCGCGTGCAAAGCTTCTTCACGCAATACAAGAACCTTGGCGGACAACTCGACTACTTCGCCATGGACATCGAGGACATGAACTTCTCATACTGGGGCATGACCACCTTCGAGCGCCGCGTCAACCCGCAAGTCACCGCCACGCGCACCGTGTGGCAGGCGCTACAAGCCGATCCCCGTTGGAACGCCCTCAAGGCCGAACTCAAGGCCGCCGGACTCACCGACGACGATCTATCGCTTGCCAACATCGGCAACTACAACACGGTCAGCGAGAAGGCCTCCATCTGGAACGGCGTGCTCGAGGCCCGCTTCTCCGGCTACATCAACCGCGCGGTCGTGCAGCCCATCCTGGCGCTCTTCCCCAATGCCAAAATCCTCAACTATGGCAGCTACTACCGCAGCACCACCATGCCGTCCACCGAGTATTACGCCTTTCTCGACAGCACCGACACGGTCGGCACGCTGATCGGCAATCGACAATCAAAGGAACTGTACGGATATCACACCTCGGTCTACACCAAGGATGGCCAGTCGCAGCCCACGCCCCCCTTCGAAACACGCATCAAATACGCCTCGGCGACACAGCTCACCAACGGCCAAGGACAACCCACGCTCAACTGTCTGGCCACCATCCAGCTCTTCACGCCGATACCAGGCCTCAAGCCTGGCGACTCGATCACCATCGAAAACCGCGGCAACAACTGGATCGATCCCCTCTACGCCGGCAAGTGGACCATCCAATCCGCCTCCGCCGACGGTCTCACCGTCAAGTACGTCTTCACCATTCCCAATATCAACAGCGTGCCCGCCGCCTACGATCTGTCGAATCGCGGCGAGGTCATCAACAGCGCCTATCTGGAAACCTGGCGATCCTACAGCGCCTTCATCGCCGACCTCAAAATCGTCCGTACCGAAGTCGGCGCCAGCGACGTCCCCTTTGTTCCCTGGGTCAGTGGCCGCGATTGGCTGCAGCGCGAGTACGGGCTCAACCACACGTATTACCCGGAAACGATTTTCCACACGGCGCTCAGCGGCGCCGAGGACTTTCTCTTCTGGAAAGACAGCGCCGATCCTCAAGTCGCCAATCACACCGTCCTGAACAACTTGCTCAAAGAGCTAGATCCCCTCGTCGGCTTCGAGGGGCGCAAGACCATCACCTTCACCCATGCCGAATGGGACGATGGCTACATGCTCACCGGCATGGAGGCCAACGGCCGCCGTGTCTATCGCCTCACCCCCGATCCGCTGCTTTCAATCACCAATCTCTCCAGCGGCGGCAACGTCGTCTTTCGTATTGGCGGCAAGACCGTCACCATCCCCCACGCCACCCTATACACTCCCCCGGGTGGCAGCGTCTCCAACCTCGGCTACTGGATCGTTCAAACCGCCGGCGCCAACCAACTCACCATGAGCGCCGACCAGGTGGCCGCCGCGGTGCAAAGCGCTCTGCGACCGCAAATCAGCGCGCCAGACGCACTCGTCGGCCAGGCCATTCCTGTCACCCTCTCGATGAATTCCGCCGCGTTCCCCCCCGGCACACAGTTCAGCTTCGATATCGATTGGACCGGCGACGGCGTCGTCGATCGCACCATCGTCGGTCCCAGCGGCACACAGGTGAATTGCAGCTTTGCATCCCCTGGCGACTACAACATCGTCGTCACCGCGTCGGTGCTCGGCTCCGGTCAAGCCCTTCCCGCCGCTAACCGCCAGGTGCATGTCGGCACATTGCCGTTCACCGACTCCTTCACCCGCGCTGACAGCACCAGCCTCAGTACCAATTGGAGCGAGCAGTTCGGCGACCTCAAGCTCCAATCCGGCAAGCTCGAACTGGCGTCGGGCGACATGGCCCTGGCCATCGTCCGCGGCCCCAACACCGCCGACGTCGTCACCAGTGCCAACATCGACCTGCCGGCCGGCGGACGCATCGGCCTCGTCACGCGCTACGGCGGACCCGGCGACGACAACTGGTACATGGGGCGCATCTATTACTCGGGCAGCACCGCCTACGCCCAAATGCACAAGAGCGTTGGCGGTGTCGTCACGAACCTGGGCGAGCGAGTCGTCTCCGGCGCCGCCGGCACGCTCCGCTTCGAGGCCGTCGGAACCAGCCTCAAGCTCTATTGGAACGATCAGCTCGTCGTCTCCGCCACTGATGCAGCGCTCGCCGTCGGCGCCGTGGGCGCCCGTCTCGGTACGGGCACGCTCGACAATTTTTCAGTGACATTGCCAGCGGCCGCCGCCGCCAATCCTCCCACCGCCCCCACGAGCCTCACCGCCGCGGCCGCCAGCGCCTCGCAAATCAATCTGGCGTGGCAGCACTCCGGCGCCGTCGATCGTTTTGAAATCCTGCGCCACAACGGCACGCAATACGTCGTGGTCGGCACGGTCGCCGCCGCAGCCCGCGCGTATCAAGACACCGGCCTCGCCGCCGGCACGCAGTATCAGTATCAGGTTCGCGCGGTCGCCGCCGATGGCCAAACCGCCCTCGCGCAGGTTTCCGCCACCACCGATAGCGCCACGCCGCCGCCGGCTGGCTCCTTCGTCGACAACTTCAATCGCCCCAACAGCACCAACCTCGGCGCCAGTTGGAGCGAGCCAGTCGGCAACACGCGCGTCTCCGCCAACAGCCTCATGGTCGAAGGCGCCGGCGCCGGCATGGCCGTCCTCACTGGCGTCAACTACACAGACGCCGCCATCAGCGCCGATGTCACCGTCCCCACCGATGGCCGCATCGGACTCATCGCCCGCTACGGCGGCAGTGGCGACTCCGATTGGTACATGGCCCGCATCTACAACTCCGGCAGCCGGGTCTACGCCACGCTCTACAAAAATGTGAACGGCGCCGTCACCAATCTCGGCGAGCAGATCGTCTCTGGCGACTCCGGCGCCATGCGCTTCGAACTCGAAGGCAATAGCCTCAAGCTCTATTGGAACAACCAACTCGCCGTCAGCGCGCAAGACAACTCGCTCGCCACCGGCATGGCAGGTGTCCGCCTCGGTGTCGGCACGCTCGACAACTTCAGCGTCACCACCAGCGGCAACCAGGTCACGCCACCGCCCGCCGCGCCCAATAACGTCACCGCCACCCCGGCCAGCGCCACGCAAATCAACCTCGCCTGGCAGCAGTCGGGCGCCGTCGATCATTTCGACGTTCTGCGCCACAACGGCGCGCAATATGTCGTCGTCGGCACGGTTGGCGCCGCCGCCCG
This sequence is a window from Pirellulales bacterium. Protein-coding genes within it:
- a CDS encoding DUF1598 domain-containing protein, coding for MRLARRKWLVLAALLAGWFGAERDAAAQQVAGVHVDAEGVLKLQVHNDPTGELNRQRLAQGGAALTTEAAEASPLRKISLRQLEQAVAARIAAGQQLTDEMRYLGGLTRLQYVFYYPESKDIVIAGPAGPWAQDLSGRVVSVSTGRPVLQLEDLVVALRAYAPGVKNKKPIGCSIDPTREGQERLQQFLQQAYGNVTPADEAALVDGIRTNLGMQTVTVYGVPNKSHFATVMVEADYRMKLIGLGVERPPIPLTSYIEKARAGSLGRNGMVRWFFVPDYECVRVSDDGLAMELVGDGVKLVGESELVDSDGTRHRSTHVDKASQMFALGFTKKYPQLAERSPVYAQLRDVIDMAVAAAYVQQEDLYGKAGWDLGVFASEEKFPVETHAAPTQVETVVTSVWKGSQLVTPLGGGVVLHPKRALESDNLLADDKQTLRDSRQKAQVELAAGQWWWD
- a CDS encoding serine/threonine protein kinase, with the translated sequence MKLDAPAISNPPAARNAAKPAETPAPGMRPSRRVTIVEGAGRRLSDQTRLLLRARLRLVSVVIFVGAMLFLIWGVVTGNFPLTTPRGYLSWLHLAMIGTTAWAGVELWRPRLMSWRGLRTAEIGLFGMPALLILGAQYVQMTDPGRITQVRISSGAWSALIFTYAMFVPNPWRRAARIIGTMALAPIVLAIIAHRQAAGGASRFWEELSGNGLLLVLVAGVATYGTHVINALRRQAFEARQLGQYRLRELLGSGGMGDVWLAEHQLLKRPCAIKLIDAGKSADPRAQSRFEREVRATARLSHWNTVEIFDYGRTDEGTFYYVMEYLPGLSLMEIVETHGPLPAERAIYLLRQACCGLREAHAQGLIHRDIKPSNMIAAFRGGLYDVVKVVDFGLVELMSDPVATWNADELFAGSPYFVSPEQALGGAASDARNDIYSLGAVAYYLVTGRPPFEGTKPIKIVIAHAHDPVTPPRQIRPELPADLDAVILRCLAKDPADRFQTVGDLEAALGACGVAAAWTDQSAEAWWQKHEPEAVRKAEALGLA
- a CDS encoding B12-binding domain-containing radical SAM protein — its product is MLDNLLTIIEPSSASVAPVNRHVTVIRPAMLSSTGTWSNPVTPPLGLAYLCATLESAGHRVHAVDGIGERVDQFIEEEGYLFQGLTIQETVERIPAETDLIGVSCMFSQDWPFCRELIRAIRMRFPSTPIVAGGEHITALPEYSLRDCDELDICVLGEGEETIVELANHVGHWDHLLEVNGIAYIEAGQFKQTAPRQRIQEVDDVPLPAWDYFPMEEYLGSRNAHGVYLGRSMGILATRGCPYKCTFCSNPVMYGKLWIHRSPEKVVDEIEHYVKKYQATNIDFYDLTMIIKKSWILEFCRLLEERGLKITWQLPTGTRSEVIDDEVSAALYRTGCRNVTYAPESGSVETLKLIKKQVDLDKLTTSARAAIRNNIHVKVNLIIGFPHETRKHVLATVWFAWKLAWLGVHDAAIFLFSPYPGSKLFDELREEGKIGELNEDYFRSLVAFMDPFAPSEYCRHVRGRELAFWRLFGMASFFGLSYLFRPIRFIRLIKNVIKNESETVLEQRLGALVHRPKALHATKGRVLQPAHA
- a CDS encoding Dabb family protein — translated: MPQIKHVVLLKIRRDVTPELLAEVMAELGELRRVIPGILDFSWGANNSQEGLHQGFTHGFVMTFADLAAVSAYMPHPEHERVKGRIVPLLEGGLAGALIVDWEVA